A single Desulfobaculum xiamenense DNA region contains:
- a CDS encoding cupin domain-containing protein, producing the protein MRTRYSDIESYVTKDGSIIRELMHPQVHGNAKQSLAEATVPPGATTMAHVHHRTEELYHVVSGRGRMFLGDDAFEVRPGDTVCIAPGTRHSIVNVGDDDLRVLCCCSPAYAHDDTELVPGADDGVSDKES; encoded by the coding sequence ATGCGTACACGATATTCCGACATCGAATCCTATGTGACCAAGGACGGTTCCATTATTCGGGAACTCATGCATCCGCAGGTGCACGGCAACGCGAAACAGAGCCTCGCCGAGGCCACCGTTCCGCCGGGAGCGACAACCATGGCGCATGTGCATCATCGGACCGAGGAGTTGTATCACGTCGTCAGCGGACGGGGGCGGATGTTTCTCGGTGACGACGCCTTCGAGGTCAGGCCCGGCGACACCGTGTGCATCGCACCCGGAACGCGCCACAGCATTGTCAATGTGGGCGACGATGACCTTCGCGTGCTGTGCTGTTGCTCTCCGGCCTATGCGCACGATGACACGGAGCTTGTGCCGGGGGCGGATGACGGCGTTTCCGACAAGGAGTCATGA
- a CDS encoding (Fe-S)-binding protein: protein MPDSETPTPSNETALARQLRLLREGCMHCGKCQRQCALLKRLGSPGRIAEAVAQGDDLSAAAYECSLCGLCDAVCPTQVSPREMFLELRRDAVRRGTGISPTHSRVLNYERRGTSPRYSWYGLPEGCDTVLFPGCTLAGTRPAAVRRLFSMLAEHVPALGIVLDCCAKPSHDLGRDEAFHAMFDDMRDWLVERGVRRVLTACPSCQAMFERYGNALRPQTVYELLTQNLPSEAPETRARVTVHDPCVLRHDEAAQAAVRELVRRTGCELTEMQHNGPHTLCCGEGGAACLVAPDLALEWARRRTAEADGLPMITSCAGCVNRLAPHGPTMHVLDLVLDPQRTLAGRARIARAPLTYLNRLLLKRFFRKTLVVRDMRTRLQRG from the coding sequence ATGCCGGATAGCGAAACTCCCACCCCATCAAACGAAACCGCCCTCGCGCGGCAGCTTCGGCTGCTGCGCGAGGGCTGCATGCATTGCGGCAAATGCCAGCGCCAATGCGCCCTGCTCAAACGACTCGGCTCACCGGGGCGCATCGCCGAGGCCGTGGCCCAGGGCGACGACCTGAGCGCAGCGGCCTACGAGTGTAGCCTGTGCGGCCTGTGCGACGCGGTCTGCCCGACGCAGGTCTCCCCTCGCGAAATGTTCCTCGAACTGCGCAGGGACGCCGTACGGCGCGGCACAGGCATCAGCCCCACGCACTCCCGGGTGCTGAACTACGAGCGCCGTGGCACCTCGCCGCGCTATTCGTGGTACGGCCTGCCCGAAGGCTGCGACACGGTGCTCTTTCCGGGCTGTACCCTCGCCGGGACCCGCCCCGCCGCAGTGCGCCGCCTTTTCTCCATGCTGGCGGAGCACGTCCCCGCCCTCGGCATCGTCCTCGACTGTTGCGCCAAGCCCTCGCACGACCTCGGTCGTGACGAGGCCTTCCACGCCATGTTCGACGACATGCGCGACTGGCTCGTCGAACGCGGCGTGCGCCGCGTGCTGACCGCCTGCCCGAGTTGTCAGGCCATGTTCGAACGCTACGGCAACGCGCTGCGCCCGCAGACCGTCTACGAACTGCTGACCCAAAACCTGCCGAGCGAAGCTCCCGAAACCCGCGCCCGCGTCACCGTGCACGACCCCTGCGTCCTGCGCCACGACGAGGCCGCACAGGCCGCCGTACGCGAACTCGTGCGCAGGACCGGATGCGAGTTGACCGAAATGCAGCACAACGGCCCGCACACCCTGTGCTGCGGCGAAGGCGGAGCCGCCTGCCTCGTCGCCCCGGACCTCGCCCTCGAATGGGCGCGGCGCAGAACCGCCGAAGCCGACGGGCTGCCCATGATCACGTCCTGCGCAGGCTGCGTGAACAGGCTTGCGCCCCACGGGCCGACCATGCATGTGCTCGACCTCGTTCTCGATCCGCAACGCACGCTGGCCGGACGCGCACGCATCGCCCGCGCCCCGTTGACCTACCTCAACAGGTTGCTGCTCAAACGATTCTTCCGCAAAACGCTCGTCGTACGCGACATGCGCACGCGTCTCCAACGCGGCTAA
- a CDS encoding DUF268 domain-containing protein, which translates to MSGQHAVPGRLRRFPLLREVRSCLRGALRCLAVLRGWPHFRRQFRAMAEASGARFSCAWSDVRPCLGECTAHTPFDRHYVYHTAWAARVLAETRPPRHVDVSSCLRFVSVVSAFIPVEHHDLRPPGISLDGLDVRRADLLALPFADASVISLSCMHALEHVGLGRYGDPLDPDGDRKAAAELRRVLAPGGELLLAVPVGGQSRIAFNAHRIYTVKDVTSLFGDLDLVEFALIPDDGSTQGLIRNAGPALADTQRYACGCFRFRKT; encoded by the coding sequence GTGTCTGGACAACATGCCGTGCCCGGACGCCTGCGCCGCTTCCCGCTTCTGCGCGAAGTGCGCTCCTGCCTGCGCGGGGCGCTGCGCTGCCTTGCGGTCCTGCGGGGCTGGCCACACTTCCGGCGGCAGTTCCGGGCCATGGCCGAAGCCTCGGGCGCGCGCTTCTCGTGCGCGTGGAGCGACGTTCGCCCCTGCCTTGGCGAATGCACGGCGCACACGCCCTTCGATCGTCACTACGTCTACCACACGGCATGGGCGGCCCGCGTCCTCGCCGAAACGCGCCCACCCCGCCATGTGGACGTCTCGTCATGTCTGCGCTTTGTCAGTGTGGTCTCAGCCTTCATCCCGGTGGAGCATCACGACCTGCGCCCGCCGGGCATCTCCCTCGACGGGCTTGACGTACGCCGTGCAGACCTGCTCGCCCTGCCCTTCGCGGACGCGAGCGTCATCTCGCTCTCGTGCATGCACGCGCTGGAACATGTGGGGCTAGGGCGCTACGGTGACCCCCTCGACCCGGACGGCGACCGCAAGGCCGCGGCAGAACTGCGCCGCGTGCTTGCACCGGGGGGCGAGCTGCTCCTGGCCGTGCCCGTTGGCGGACAGTCGCGCATCGCGTTCAATGCCCACCGCATCTACACCGTGAAGGACGTCACCTCGCTTTTCGGCGACCTCGACCTCGTGGAGTTCGCCCTCATCCCGGACGACGGCTCGACACAGGGCCTCATCCGCAACGCCGGCCCCGCGCTGGCGGACACGCAGCGCTACGCCTGCGGCTGCTTCCGCTTCCGAAAAACCTAA
- a CDS encoding dihydroorotate dehydrogenase electron transfer subunit: MTRFGKEGFDGDFFELVLEHPDPQSPAWRNWKPGQFVMVRPTAWEHNPLWGRPFSIYRADEDGLSVFFQIVGRGTERLAKLEPGDEVTVWGPLGNTFAVREDAPTLILAGGIGLAPFAEYVRRHPHPENLKVVFGHRPPVECYPLAKMAERVSCQSCRETCPADLDDFIALLGRVIPDYCRDGLVLACGPMPFLKTVQRIVAEHGGKAQLSLENRMACGVGACLGCVCDHKEEGPVSVCARGPVFWSDEITF, translated from the coding sequence TTGACCCGTTTCGGCAAGGAAGGGTTTGACGGAGACTTCTTCGAGCTGGTGCTCGAACACCCCGATCCGCAAAGCCCCGCCTGGAGAAATTGGAAACCCGGCCAGTTCGTGATGGTCCGTCCCACGGCGTGGGAGCACAATCCCCTGTGGGGTCGCCCGTTCTCCATTTATCGTGCGGATGAGGACGGATTGTCCGTTTTTTTCCAGATCGTGGGGCGCGGAACCGAGCGCCTTGCTAAGCTCGAACCCGGCGACGAGGTCACCGTGTGGGGCCCGCTTGGCAACACCTTCGCCGTGCGTGAGGATGCGCCCACGCTTATCCTTGCCGGGGGCATCGGCCTTGCGCCGTTCGCCGAGTACGTGCGCAGGCATCCGCATCCCGAGAATCTGAAGGTCGTCTTCGGCCATCGTCCGCCCGTGGAGTGCTACCCCCTCGCGAAGATGGCCGAGCGCGTGAGCTGCCAGTCCTGCCGCGAAACCTGTCCCGCCGATCTCGATGATTTCATCGCCCTGCTCGGGCGGGTCATTCCCGACTACTGCCGGGACGGACTCGTGCTGGCCTGCGGCCCGATGCCGTTCCTGAAGACCGTGCAGCGCATCGTCGCCGAGCATGGCGGAAAGGCCCAGCTTTCCCTTGAAAATCGCATGGCCTGCGGCGTTGGCGCCTGCCTTGGCTGCGTGTGCGACCACAAGGAGGAAGGTCCGGTGTCCGTCTGCGCTCGCGGTCCCGTGTTCTGGTCGGACGAGATTACCTTCTAA
- a CDS encoding phenylpyruvate tautomerase MIF-related protein — MTVERPGSVEECMPYVNVALNMEMSDEDARALAEKVSALASELTGKPERWIMARVEPGCAMCHGGSFAPAAFVEFKSIGLDEGDCGRLSRGVCGLLSREAKVAPERVYIEFKTLHGHLFGWNGGTF; from the coding sequence ATGACGGTCGAGAGACCGGGGAGCGTGGAGGAGTGCATGCCCTATGTGAATGTGGCCCTGAATATGGAGATGAGCGACGAGGACGCGCGGGCGTTGGCGGAAAAGGTTTCGGCGTTGGCCAGCGAGCTCACGGGCAAGCCCGAGCGCTGGATCATGGCCCGCGTGGAGCCGGGATGCGCCATGTGCCACGGCGGGAGCTTTGCCCCCGCCGCATTCGTGGAATTCAAGAGTATAGGACTGGATGAGGGCGACTGCGGACGGCTGTCGCGCGGGGTGTGCGGTCTGCTGTCGCGGGAGGCGAAAGTGGCACCCGAGCGCGTGTACATCGAGTTCAAGACGCTACACGGCCACCTGTTCGGTTGGAACGGCGGAACGTTTTAG
- a CDS encoding dihydroorotate dehydrogenase, with protein sequence MDMKVSFGGLSLKNPILTASGTFGYGLEYTRFGELATLGGIVVKGLSLEPRVGNPMPRIAETPSGMLNAIGLQNIGVRNFVEKRLPKLPADQMAVIANLYACSAEEFAELAGYLSEQPGVAALEVNISCPNVSSGGILFGQDPKMAARVTEAVKRRAGDKPVIIKLSPNVTDITEIARAAAGAGADILCLINTLSGMAVDARTRRPRLANVIGGLSGPAIKPVALRCVHQVSRAVDVPIIGVGGIASAEDVLEFILVGAHAIQVGTANFIRPDFVFRLVDELERLCEAYGITSFDEYRGSLRL encoded by the coding sequence ATGGACATGAAAGTTTCTTTCGGCGGGCTTTCCCTCAAGAATCCCATCCTGACGGCCTCGGGAACCTTCGGGTACGGTCTGGAATACACCCGCTTCGGCGAGCTTGCAACGCTTGGTGGTATCGTGGTCAAGGGCCTGTCCCTCGAACCGCGTGTCGGCAACCCCATGCCCCGCATCGCCGAGACGCCCTCCGGCATGCTCAACGCCATCGGTTTGCAGAACATAGGCGTGCGTAATTTCGTGGAAAAGCGCCTGCCCAAGCTGCCTGCCGACCAGATGGCCGTCATCGCCAACCTCTACGCGTGCAGTGCCGAGGAATTCGCGGAACTGGCTGGGTATCTGTCCGAGCAGCCCGGCGTGGCGGCGCTGGAGGTCAATATCTCCTGCCCCAACGTCAGCTCCGGCGGCATCCTCTTCGGTCAGGACCCGAAGATGGCCGCTCGCGTTACCGAGGCCGTGAAGCGCCGCGCCGGGGACAAGCCGGTCATCATCAAGCTGTCGCCCAACGTCACGGACATCACGGAGATCGCCCGTGCGGCGGCCGGTGCGGGTGCGGATATCCTGTGCCTCATCAACACGCTGTCGGGCATGGCCGTGGACGCGCGCACCAGACGCCCCCGGCTGGCCAACGTCATCGGCGGCCTGTCCGGCCCTGCCATCAAGCCCGTGGCATTGCGCTGCGTGCATCAGGTGAGCAGGGCCGTGGACGTGCCGATCATCGGCGTGGGCGGCATCGCCTCCGCCGAGGACGTGCTGGAGTTCATTCTCGTTGGCGCGCACGCCATTCAGGTGGGTACCGCCAACTTCATCAGACCGGACTTCGTGTTCCGACTCGTGGACGAGCTGGAACGTCTGTGCGAGGCCTACGGCATAACGTCCTTCGACGAATACCGTGGCAGCCTTCGACTGTAG
- the mutY gene encoding A/G-specific adenine glycosylase codes for MPESSTFARRIIDWFEHNRRDLPWRRTYTPYQVWISEMMLQQTQMDRAVPYFERFVARFPDVHALAAANEEEVLKLWEGLGYYSRARNIARAARIVAESGGEFPRSRAELTALPGIGPYTAGAILSIAYNEDEPAVDANVERVYARVFDIDAPMAEREAKARVRELAAQLLPTGESRIYNQAVMELGALVCTPRAPRCDTCPVSEDCEARRLGIVAQRPVPGRKKDIVPLEVATGVLVRDGRLFVQKRPEGQVWAGLWEFPGGTVEAGETPQQAVVREFDEETGFTVSVREPIAIVRHGYTRFRVTLHCFLLDMADASAEPHLTAATEYRWATPRQLDELAFPAGHRKLMDLMRGDIRFTHLFRI; via the coding sequence ATGCCCGAGTCGTCCACCTTCGCGCGCCGCATCATCGACTGGTTCGAACACAACCGGCGCGACCTGCCATGGCGCAGAACCTACACGCCCTATCAGGTCTGGATATCCGAAATGATGCTCCAGCAGACGCAAATGGACCGCGCCGTGCCGTACTTCGAGCGTTTCGTGGCCCGCTTTCCGGACGTCCACGCCCTCGCCGCCGCCAATGAGGAGGAAGTCCTCAAACTGTGGGAAGGACTCGGCTACTACTCCCGCGCGCGAAACATCGCCCGCGCCGCGCGCATCGTGGCGGAATCCGGCGGCGAATTCCCGCGCAGCCGGGCGGAGCTCACCGCGCTTCCCGGCATCGGTCCCTACACGGCGGGAGCCATCCTGAGCATCGCCTACAACGAGGATGAACCGGCCGTGGACGCCAACGTGGAGCGCGTTTATGCCCGCGTCTTCGACATCGACGCCCCGATGGCCGAGCGCGAGGCCAAGGCCCGCGTGCGCGAACTGGCGGCACAGCTCCTCCCCACGGGCGAATCGCGCATCTACAATCAGGCGGTGATGGAGCTTGGCGCGCTGGTCTGCACACCGCGCGCCCCGCGCTGCGACACCTGCCCCGTATCCGAGGACTGCGAGGCGAGGCGTCTCGGCATCGTGGCCCAGCGCCCGGTGCCCGGCCGCAAGAAGGACATCGTCCCCCTTGAGGTGGCCACCGGCGTTCTGGTCCGCGACGGACGCCTCTTCGTCCAGAAACGTCCGGAAGGTCAGGTGTGGGCGGGGCTGTGGGAATTTCCCGGCGGCACGGTCGAGGCCGGGGAAACGCCGCAACAGGCCGTGGTTCGCGAATTTGACGAGGAAACGGGCTTCACGGTGTCCGTGCGTGAACCCATCGCCATCGTCCGGCACGGCTACACCCGCTTCCGCGTTACACTGCACTGCTTCCTGCTCGACATGGCCGATGCCTCGGCCGAGCCGCACCTCACCGCCGCAACCGAATACCGCTGGGCCACGCCGCGCCAACTCGACGAACTGGCCTTCCCCGCCGGACATCGCAAGCTCATGGACCTTATGCGCGGGGACATCCGCTTCACCCACCTTTTCCGAATCTGA
- a CDS encoding DMT family transporter, with amino-acid sequence MQLLILLAVALMAGAAASLQVGVNIRLREWAGDPVAAAFVSFLVGTVTLAAYMLATRIPWPQIDGASRLPLWHWSGGVLGAFIVASTVIVAPRLGAATTLSLMVAGQMLTALALDHFALFGYPQHTASPLRMLGIALIVAGVIVIRRF; translated from the coding sequence GTGCAACTGCTGATTTTGCTCGCAGTGGCCCTCATGGCCGGTGCCGCCGCCTCGTTGCAGGTGGGCGTGAACATTCGGCTACGCGAATGGGCGGGCGACCCCGTGGCCGCCGCCTTCGTGTCGTTTCTGGTCGGTACGGTGACCCTTGCCGCATACATGTTGGCCACGCGCATTCCGTGGCCCCAGATCGATGGTGCGTCGCGTCTGCCGCTGTGGCACTGGAGCGGTGGCGTGCTCGGCGCATTCATCGTGGCCAGCACGGTTATCGTCGCACCTCGGCTCGGCGCGGCGACGACGCTGTCGCTCATGGTGGCGGGGCAGATGCTCACGGCGCTGGCGCTCGACCACTTCGCGCTGTTCGGCTATCCGCAGCATACGGCCAGCCCTCTGCGCATGCTGGGCATCGCGCTCATCGTGGCGGGCGTCATCGTCATTCGCAGATTTTAG
- a CDS encoding peptidase U32 family protein produces the protein MNTTLPEILAPAGDRAAFLAALAAGADAIYLGLKNFSARAQAGNFSITELAALTELAAAKNCRVHVAMNTMLKPGEAEAAGRLIDRLNRHVRPAALIVQDAGMVKLARQTGFAGEIHLSTLANAGSPAALAMIRERLGVDRVVLPRELNIDEIRACAKACPENLDLEVFVHGALCYNVSGRCYWSSFLGGKSGLRGRCVQPCRRQYSQGSNTGSFFSCNDLSLDVLVRTLRDVPEVRSWKIEGRRKGPHYVYYTVSAYKLLRDKGDDPEARKTALSLLEQSLGRRGSHYMFLPQRPYVPTDPARQTASGLMIDKLGNARTRKLQITPRVPLISGDLIRVGFEDEPGHQIIKVRKSVPKGGRLDFLAEGKPPRLGSSVFLIDRREPELSRALNALERELEGIRVQPSGPSEFEPKMPRPAKGMSRPLHLHVSRKQGENKLNDGSGLWLTPSSSREVKPGLAMRVWWWLPPVIWPNEEQEWRETISRIVTGGARRFVLGAPWQMSLFPDTMPRLPRALALKRKSKDFRKSCSKAKTEEGLVLWAGPFCNIANPLALEWLADMGFAGAIASPELSRDDALELGHTSPLPIGFVTTGQWPLGITRIPLEGAKTERPIASPMREICWVRRYGQNHWIYPGWGIDLRDKEAELSRAGYSAFVHMHEMKPRDVQRASRVSTFNWDLKLL, from the coding sequence ATGAATACAACACTTCCCGAAATTCTGGCCCCCGCGGGCGATCGCGCGGCCTTCCTCGCGGCTCTTGCCGCCGGAGCCGACGCCATCTACCTCGGTCTGAAAAACTTTTCAGCCCGTGCGCAGGCCGGAAACTTCTCCATAACCGAACTGGCCGCCCTGACCGAACTAGCCGCGGCGAAAAACTGCCGCGTGCACGTGGCCATGAACACCATGCTCAAGCCGGGCGAGGCCGAAGCGGCCGGTCGCCTCATCGACAGGCTGAACAGGCATGTGCGTCCGGCGGCACTTATTGTACAGGATGCCGGGATGGTCAAGCTCGCACGGCAAACAGGCTTCGCGGGCGAGATTCATCTCTCCACCCTCGCCAACGCCGGTTCGCCCGCCGCTCTGGCCATGATCCGCGAGCGCCTCGGCGTGGACCGCGTGGTGCTGCCGCGCGAACTCAACATCGACGAAATCCGCGCCTGTGCCAAGGCCTGCCCGGAAAATCTCGACCTTGAGGTCTTCGTGCACGGTGCCCTGTGCTACAACGTGTCCGGCCGTTGCTACTGGAGCAGCTTCCTCGGCGGAAAGAGCGGCCTGCGCGGGCGCTGCGTGCAGCCCTGCCGCCGCCAGTACAGCCAGGGCAGCAATACCGGCAGCTTCTTCTCGTGCAACGACCTCTCCCTCGACGTGCTCGTGCGCACCCTGCGCGACGTGCCCGAGGTCCGCTCGTGGAAGATCGAAGGCCGCCGCAAGGGCCCGCACTACGTCTACTACACCGTCAGCGCTTACAAGCTGCTGCGCGATAAGGGTGACGATCCAGAAGCCCGCAAGACCGCCCTCTCGCTACTCGAACAGTCCCTCGGCCGCAGGGGTTCGCACTACATGTTCCTGCCCCAGCGCCCCTACGTGCCCACCGATCCGGCCCGGCAGACCGCATCCGGTCTCATGATCGACAAGCTCGGCAATGCCCGCACGCGCAAGCTGCAAATCACGCCGCGCGTGCCGCTCATTTCGGGCGACCTCATCCGCGTGGGCTTCGAGGACGAACCCGGTCACCAGATCATCAAGGTCCGCAAGAGCGTGCCCAAGGGCGGCCGCCTCGACTTCCTCGCCGAAGGCAAGCCGCCGCGCCTTGGTAGCTCGGTATTTCTCATCGACCGACGCGAGCCGGAACTCTCCCGCGCGCTGAACGCTCTGGAACGCGAGCTGGAAGGCATCCGCGTCCAGCCGTCCGGCCCTTCGGAATTCGAGCCGAAGATGCCCCGCCCGGCAAAGGGCATGTCGCGTCCGCTGCATCTGCACGTCTCGCGCAAGCAGGGCGAAAACAAGCTCAACGACGGCTCCGGCCTGTGGCTCACGCCCTCGTCCTCGCGCGAGGTGAAGCCCGGTCTGGCCATGCGCGTGTGGTGGTGGCTGCCGCCGGTCATCTGGCCCAACGAGGAGCAGGAATGGCGCGAGACCATCTCGCGCATCGTCACCGGCGGTGCTCGGCGCTTCGTGCTCGGCGCTCCGTGGCAGATGTCCCTGTTCCCGGACACCATGCCCCGCCTGCCCCGCGCCCTTGCCCTCAAGCGCAAGTCCAAGGACTTCCGCAAGTCGTGCAGCAAGGCCAAGACCGAGGAAGGTCTCGTCCTGTGGGCCGGTCCGTTCTGCAACATCGCCAATCCGCTGGCCCTCGAATGGCTGGCCGACATGGGCTTCGCTGGTGCCATCGCCAGCCCGGAACTCAGCCGCGACGACGCGCTGGAACTGGGCCATACCTCGCCGCTGCCCATCGGCTTCGTAACCACCGGCCAGTGGCCGCTTGGCATCACGCGCATTCCCCTTGAAGGCGCAAAGACCGAGCGCCCCATCGCCAGCCCCATGAGGGAAATCTGCTGGGTCCGCCGCTACGGCCAGAACCACTGGATCTACCCCGGCTGGGGCATCGACCTGCGCGACAAGGAAGCCGAACTGAGCCGCGCCGGATACAGCGCCTTCGTCCATATGCACGAGATGAAGCCGCGCGACGTCCAGCGTGCCTCGCGCGTCAGCACCTTCAACTGGGACCTCAAGCTCCTCTAG